CTGGCACGTCCAGCTCGGCCTGCCACCTGAACAAACAGCTGCGCCAGACGTTCCGGTGCACGGAAATCGTTACTGAAAAGCGCGCTGTCCACATCCACCAAAGCCACCAAGGTGACATCAGGAAAGTGATGGCCTTTCGCCAGCATCTGGGTGCCAATCAGGATTTGGTATTCCTTGTTGTGAATCGCATTAAGGTAGGCTTCGAGCGCGCCTTTACGCCGTGTGTTATCACGGTCGATTCGGATGGTTTTGTATTCCGGAAACAGGGTTTCCAACTGGGCTTCCAACTGCTCAGTGCCCACGCCAACGCTGATCAATTGCGTTGAGCCACAGCTTCCACATTGGTGCGGAATAGGGCGTTGCGATCCGCAATGGTGACAGCGAAGTTCATTGCTGCTCTGGTGCAGAGTGTAATAGGCGTCGCAGCGTTTACATTCCGCTAGCCAGCCGCATTCATGGCACATCAATGCCGGGGCATAGCCGCGGCGGTTCAGGAACAACATCACCTGATTGCCCCGAGAAAGGTGCTTTCGCATCTCAGCAATCAAAGGGGCGGAAAGTCCTGCTTCTAAATAAAGGCCGCGAATATCCAACACCCCATTTTGGGTTTTGAGCGCATTACCCGCGCGCGCAGATAAAGTGAGATGATGGTATTTGCCAGTTTTGGCGTTGTGCAGGCTTTCAAGGCAAGGTGTGGCGGAGCCGAGCACAACAGGCACATTCTCTTCATGCCCACGCATGACTGCCAGATCGCGGGCGTGATAACGAAAAGAGTCCTGCTGTTTGTAAGAGGCATCGTGCTCTTCATCGACAACAATAATGCCGAGTGACTTACACGGCGAAAACAGGGCAGAACGGGTACCGATAATAATGGCAGCTTCATTGTCGCGGGCGGCCAACCAGGCGTTCAAGCGCTCAGTATCATTGAGCCCGGAATGCATCACCACGACAGGTACATTGAAGCGGCGTTTAAAACGGTTGATGGTTTGCGGCGTCAAGCCAATTTCGGGTACCAGAATGAGTGCTTGCTGCCCTCTTTTTAGCACAGGCTCCAAAAGGTTTAAGTAGACCTCTGTTTTTCCTGACCCTGTGACGCCTTCTATTAAATAGCAGGCAAATTCCGGATTGGCATTGATAGTGGCAACCGCCGTTGCCTGCTCGCTGTTGAGCCTTGGCTTGTCTTCCACGACTTCATAGCTTTGTTGCCAAGGCTTTGCGCGCTGCTCTTTTACCGCTTCAATCCAGCCTTTTTCTTCGACCGTTTTGAGAATGGCGGCGCTTAACTCTTCTTCCAGCAGATCGCCGTGTGTCATAGCACCCTGGCGTAATAAGGTGAGAACGCGAGCTTGCTTTGGCGCGCGGGTGAGGGCAGACAACGGCTGCTCTTTCCCAGCTTCTGTCAGTTGCCAGCACTTTTCACGGTCTTTGACTGCAGGTTTGCCTTTTCGCAGTGCGCCCGGCATCACGGTCGCCAGTGCATCACCCAATGGATACTGGTAATAGCGGCTTGCCCAGTTCAATACCTTATATAAAGAGGGCGTCCAAAGTGGGGCGCTATCCAAAACCGCATTAATAGGTTTGATTTGCTCGAGCGGAAATTCAGAGGTGTCGGTCAATGCGACGACAATGCCCACTTTATATTGCTTACCAAACGGGACACGCACTCGACCACCCACAACCGGCATTTCATTGGCAATGCGATAGTCGAAGGTTTTATGAAGCGGAACGGGCAGCGCCACCTGAGCAATCGTCGGGTTCATTGTGCGATAAGGTCTTGGAATTCAAATAAGGTTGGCGACAGTGTACCCATGCTGCTGGCGGGCGAAAAGCACAGGTTGAAGATTCTTTGGCACTGCCCATTGAAAGTACATGGAAATGAATTGAACAAAAAAGTTGCGATCGCAGGTCACCTTGATTAGAATCCGCGCCTTACAAACAGTTTGTTAACGACGTGTGGTGCCCGATAGGCTCGGGAGAGCGACACGGCCTTAGATAAGAGGTAATCCCTATGAAAGCTGGTATCCATCCAGAATACGCTGCAGTAACTGCAAAATGTTCATGTGGCAACACTTTTGAATTCAAAACGACTCTGGGTAAAGACATCAACCTGGACGTATGTGACAAGTGTCACCCATTCTACACCGGTACTCAGCGTGTAGTTGACACTGGTGGTCGTGTTGACCGCTTCAAGAAACGTTTCGGCGTTCTTAGCAGCAAGTAATTGCGAATTTAATAAAAAAGGGTGCATAAGCACCCTTTTTTTGTTGCCTGATACAGCTTGTAAGACCTTTTACACCCTTCAGTATAGGTAGACTATTACAGTTTATCCAAGCGAGTTTTGCCAACTTGGTTCAATCCTTACTAGCTCTGGCTTTCACGCTGCGTTAACATTTTAAACTCCTTTATCTTCCGCCCAATGACCTGAAAGTGTCATAAGAAATGACGACACTTGTCTTTTATTTGAGTCCGCTAAACTCAATAGAGGAATAAGTCGTTGCCTGTGTGGAGATACAGGCAATGAGCGGGAAGATGCAACCCGGATAAACATGGGAATACGCAAATTCCGCCACTTGTTGATTGTAATGCCCAGCTTGCGGGAAGGCAGTCAGCAAGATAATGGGGCAGGCAGAGGGCCCCTTATTATATTTAGCCAATAACAATTACAGTCAGGAACAATACATGTCTGAAGACAAACGCCAACAGGCGCTGGATTATCATGAATTTCCAGTGCCGGGCAAAATCTCCGTAGAACTCTCCAAACCCGCTGATACCGTAGAAGACTTGGCGCTGGCATACAGTCCAGGTGTTGCAGAGCCTGTCCGCGAAATCGCACAAGATGCCGACAACGTTTATAAATACACCGCAAAGGGCAATATGGTTGCGGTGATCTCAAACGGCACCGCGATTCTCGGTTTGGGTAATCTGGGTCCATTGGCTTCCAAGCCAGTCATGGAAGGTAAAGCCCTTCTGTTCAAACGCTTTGCTGGTCTCGATTCTATCGATATCGAGGTAAAACATCGCACTATCGAAGAGTTCGTTGATACGGTCGCGAATATCTCCGACACTTTCGGTGGTATCAATCTGGAAGACATCAAAGCACCAGACTGCTTTGAGATTGAAAAGCAACTCATCGAGCGCTGTCATGTGCCAGTGTTCCACGATGACCAACACGGTACCGCGATTGTGACTGCCGCAGGTATGCTGAATGCGCTTGAACTTCAGGGCAAAGACATCAAAGAGGCAGTCATCATCTGTCTGGGTGCAGGTGCGGCAGCAGTGGCGTGTATGGAACTGCTTATCAAATGTGGTGCGCAGCGTGAGAAAATTTATATGCTGGACCGCAAAGGTGTGATTCACACTCGTCGCGATGACATCAACGAATACAAGCAGCTTTTTGCCAACAACACGGACAAGCGTACGCTGGAAGATGTGATTGAAGGTGCGGACATTTTCCTTGGCGTATCCGGCCCAGATCTATTGCCACCGGAAGCGCTGAAGCTGATGGCGGACAAGCCAATCGTGTTTGCGTGTTCAAACCCTGATCCTGAAATCAAACCAGAATTGGCACACGAAGTGCGCGATGACCTGATTATGGGTACGGGTCGTTCAGATTACCCAAACCAGGTGAATAACGTGCTTTGTTTCCCATTCATATTCCGTGGTGCACTGGATGTTCGTGCCAGTCGTATCAATGATGAAATGAAACTGGCTGCGGTAGAAGCTATTCGTGCCCTGGCGAAAGAGCCAGTACCGGAAAACGTATTGAAAGCAGCACGTGTCGACAAACTGGAATTTGGTCAGGAATACATCATTCCAAAACCGATGGATCCTCGCCTTTTGCCACGCGTGGCGAAAGCCGTTGCTGAAGCCGCGGTGGAATCAGGTGTTGCGCGTATTGAAATGCCAGAAAATTACATGGCAGATAAAGAAGCGTAATTGCGGTTTTATTCAAACAAAAAAACCAGCCGATTGGCTGGTTTTTTTGTTTGAATCTTTTCGAGAAGTTAACGAAATCAATACTCTTCTTCGTTAAACTCGATGCCTAATTCCTTCATAATGCGCTTAACTTCCGCTGGCACACTATCGCTTTTATCCTTGCGAATATCGTCGTCCGTTGGCAGTGGCTGTCCGGTGTAGGCATGCAGAAAGGCTTCGCAAAGCAATTCACTGTTGGTGGCATGGCGTAGATTGTTGACCTGGCGACGGGTACGTTCGTCTGTCAGGATTTTAAGCACTTTTAGCGGGATAGAGACGGTGATTTTCTTTACCTGCTCTTTCTTTTTACCGTGCTCGGCGTAAGGGTTAATATACTCGCCATTCCAGTCTGCCATTGTTCACCTTCTGTAGCAGTTTAGGGTCTAAAATCGCTGCCAACACGGGGAACAAGACGCCCTGGTTGGATGAAACCCAAATTCTAGCGATATTAACTGCTACATGTAAAGACATATGGACGTCTAGAAGTGTTGACGTCTCAAGTTTGAATGGTTAAGGTTGACCAAATACCAATCGGATCACATTTTGATTTAAGATTGCGCTGAATACGATCATATAAAGACAGGGAAGCACGCCATGAGCGACAAGAAGTCCGCAACCATCGCCGTCCGCACCGGTATCACTACAGATTCACAGCACCACGCCGTTGTGCCTCCACTGTACCTTTCGACGAATTATGAATTCCCTGAGTTTGGCGAAGTGCCGACTTATGACTATGCCCGTGGTGGCAATCCAACCCGTTCTTTACTGGAAAAAGCGTTAGCTGATCTGGAAAACGGCGCAGGCGCTGTGGTTACAAACTGCGGCATGGCAGCAATTAACCTTCTACTGTCACTGGTTTCACCGGATGACCTGATTATCGCACCGCACGATTGCTACGGCGGTACCTACCGTTTGTTTGATTCCCGGGCAAGGAAAGGCGCTTTCAAGGTGGAGTTTGTAGACCAAACTGACTCTGCAGCTCTTGATGCCGCACTGGCGAAGAGTCCTAAGCTAGTCTGGCTTGAAACGCCATCTAACCCATTACTGCGCGTGGTTGATGTTGCAGATATCTGTGAAAAAGCCAAAGCCATCGGCGCTTGGGTTGGTGTCGATAACACCTTCCTGTCTCCCGCTTTGCAGCAGCCACTGAACCTTGGGGCAGATTTTGTTGTTCATTCAACCACCAAATTTATTAATGGCCATTCAGATACCGTCGGTGGCGTTGTGGTGGCGAAAGAAGCCGAGCTTTATGAAGAGCTGAAATGGTGGGGTAACTGCATTGGGGCTACCGGTAACGCATTCGATAGCTACATGACGCTGCGTGGTCTTCGCACGCTGAACACAAGAATGCGTCAGCATGAGGAAAACAGTGCAGAAGTACTGGAATACCTCAAACAGGAATCTCTGGTGAGCACTATCTACCATCCTGCGCTACCAACGCACCCGGGCCATGAGATTGCGAAGAAACAACAATCAGGTTTTGGCGGAATGTTGAGCTTTGAGCTTAAAGGCGGTGAAAGTGAGCTGAAACTTTTCCTCTCCTCCCTTAAGCTGTTCACTTTGGCCGAATCATTGGGTGGCGTGGAGAGTCTGGTGACACATCCTGGCTCAATGACGCACCGTGCCATGTCGGACGAAGCGCAGGCGGAAGCAGGCTTGGCGGCCACACTGCTTCGCTTGTCTGCCGGTCTGGAAGATAAGGCCGACTTGGTTGCCGACCTGAAACAAGCATTCGATAAAGTAAGAGAGAGCCAGTAATGAGCGCGGTTGAAGTCGTATGCCCTCAGCAGTCGCAGTCCCGTCAGTTACATAAGTTCGGGGGCAGCAGCCTAGCCGACCCTGATTGTTTTCGCAGAGTCACGCGTATTCTTGCGCAATACAGTGGTGAAACGGACATTATCGTGGTGTCCGCTGCGGGCAAAACCACGAACCGTCTGATTGAATGGCTGGATCTGCTTGGCAAAGACGGTCGTTTGGCCCACGAAGCGCTGCAAAGCTTGCGTAAATATCAGCAGGATTTGATTGAGAACCTGATTGAAGGCGAGCAAAAGCAATCGCTGGTGGATGCACTGTATGAAGACTTCAGCGTCTTGGCGCAGGCGGCGGAAAACCCTCTGACCGAAGCTCAACGTGCTTGGGCGCAAGGCTTTGGTGAAGTCTGGTCAGCGCGTTTGTTGTCTGTACTGCTGACACAGCTTGAATTACCATCCGTGATGCTCGACTCCCGCTCTTTCCTGCGTGCTGAACGTGGCGCACAGCCAGAAGTGGACCGCGCAAGCTCTTGGCCCCTTCTGAAAGAACAAATCGTTCAACATACCAAGCGCCGCATTGTTATCACCGGATTCATGGCACGTAACACCGAAGGTGAAACCGTGCTGCTAGGGCGTAATGGCTCCGATTACTCAGCAACCATCATCGGTGCCTTAGCAGATGTCAGTCGTGTGACCATCTGGAGTGACGTTGCTGGTGTATACAGTGCAGACCCACGCATTGTCGGCGACGCCTGTCTGCTGCCATTGCTGCGTTTGGATGAAGCGGCTGAACTGGCGCGTCTTGCAGCACCCGTGCTACATACCCGAACGCTGCAGCCAGTAGCGCAAAGCTGTATCGACCTGAATCTCCGCTGCAGCTATGATCCTGAATCAGGCTCAACCCGCATTGAACGCGTTCTGGCTTCTGGCCGGGGCGCGAAAATCATTACCTCATTGAGTGATGTCTGCCTGCTTGAATTGGATGTGCCGCGTTCACACGACTTTGATACCGCGCGCCGCGATATCGAACGACTGTTGACCCGAAACCAAATCCAGCCGCTGGCGTCATCATTCAGTGCTGACCAACACCGTATCCAACTCGCTTACACTGGCGAAGTGGTGAACAGCGTGTTGGAGGAGCTGCAAAACGCTGGCATTCCTGCTGATATCCGTCTCCGCGAAGGCTACAGCATGGTCGCTGCGGTGGGCGCAGGTGTCACGGCAAACCCTGTTCATTGTCACGGTTTTTACCAACAGCTTCGCAGCCAACCGATAGAGTTTATCTGCGAGTCTGGCAGTGGACTCAGCATCGCGGCGATTTTGCGTAAGGCGAACACATCGGCGTTGGTATCAGATATTCACCGCGCACTTTTCCAGGCGCAGCGTCGTATTGGCTTGGTGTTGCTGGGTAAAGGCAATATCGGTAGCCGTTGGCTCAATCTGTTTGCAGAGCAAAAAACGGCACTCGAAAAACGTCATGGCATGAGCTTTGAGCTCATCTCGGTGCAAGACAGTGATAACCAATGGGTCGATTTCGATGGTATTGATGCAGATAGCGTCATGACCCGTTTTGATGAAGTTGCGAAACCCTATGAGGGGAGTGATTGGCTGACGGCATTGCTTAATCACCCTTACGATGACATTGTCGTGCTGGACGTTACCGCAAGTGCACCACTGTCGATGCAATATCCTGATCTGGCAGAGCATGGTTATCACCTGATTTCTGCGAACAAAGTGGCAGGCTCCGCGAGTGGTGAGTTATACCATCTGGTTCAGGATGCGTTTGCGAAGACTGGCCGTTTTTGGCTGTACAACGCGACAGTTGGTGCAGGCCTTCCGGTTAACCATGCCGTGCGCGATTTGCGCGAAAGTGGCGACCATATCATCGCTATTTCTGGCATATTTTCTGGAACATTGTCCTGGCTGTTCCAGCAGTTCAACGGCGATATCAAGTTCAGCGAGCTTTTGGAGCAGGCATGGCAACAAGGTCTGACCGAACCTGACCCACGTGAAGATCTCAGCGGCTCAGATGTCATGCGTAAGCTTGTGATTCTGGCGCGTGAGTCTGGCTTGGATATCGAGCCGGAGCAGGTACAGGTGCAATCACTGGTGCCCGAGGCGCTTTCTGCGCTGTCGCTGGATGCCTTTCTGGATAACAGCAGTCAGCTTGATGAAGCGCTTGAAGATTGGCTTGAACAAGCGGAAAGAGAGCAGGGTGTCCTTCGCTATGTAGCAAGACTCTCTCGTGATGGAAAAGCGCGTGTCGGGATTGAAGTGCTGCCTGAAGAGCACCCTCTTGCCAACCTGCTGCCTTGCGACAACATCTTTGCTATCGAGAGTCAGTGGTATCGTGAAAACCCGTTGGTTATTCGCGGGCCGGGGGCGGGTCGTGATGTGACCGCAGGCGCTTTACTCTCTGACTTGAATCGCATCGCATCTTTGTTGAAATAGTCGAGATACTAATAGAAAAAGCGGAGCCTATGCTCCGCTTTTTTGTACTCTATGCAGTGTGATTCAGGATTTACGTGAGCTCTTAGATATTTTGCGTGAAAGACTTACATGATGATCATGAATAAAATTCAAGTTAAGTAAGTTGACTTTAAAATGCGCGCAATTCAATATCTAGACATATAGACGTCTATATGGATGTCGGCTTTAAAGGATTTTTCGGTAAGATGTTGCCGAAGTAGGGAGACGTTATGGGATATTCACACGCCAGCCATTTGGATGCACTTAATCAAAACCTTTCTGATTTGAACGGCGATATCAATGTTTCGTTTGAATTCTTCCCACCCAGCTCTGAAGCTATGGAGCAAACGCTTTGGGCTTCGGTGCAGCGTCTGAAAACCCTAAAACCTAAATTTGT
The nucleotide sequence above comes from Grimontia kaedaensis. Encoded proteins:
- the priA gene encoding primosomal protein N', which produces MNPTIAQVALPVPLHKTFDYRIANEMPVVGGRVRVPFGKQYKVGIVVALTDTSEFPLEQIKPINAVLDSAPLWTPSLYKVLNWASRYYQYPLGDALATVMPGALRKGKPAVKDREKCWQLTEAGKEQPLSALTRAPKQARVLTLLRQGAMTHGDLLEEELSAAILKTVEEKGWIEAVKEQRAKPWQQSYEVVEDKPRLNSEQATAVATINANPEFACYLIEGVTGSGKTEVYLNLLEPVLKRGQQALILVPEIGLTPQTINRFKRRFNVPVVVMHSGLNDTERLNAWLAARDNEAAIIIGTRSALFSPCKSLGIIVVDEEHDASYKQQDSFRYHARDLAVMRGHEENVPVVLGSATPCLESLHNAKTGKYHHLTLSARAGNALKTQNGVLDIRGLYLEAGLSAPLIAEMRKHLSRGNQVMLFLNRRGYAPALMCHECGWLAECKRCDAYYTLHQSSNELRCHHCGSQRPIPHQCGSCGSTQLISVGVGTEQLEAQLETLFPEYKTIRIDRDNTRRKGALEAYLNAIHNKEYQILIGTQMLAKGHHFPDVTLVALVDVDSALFSNDFRAPERLAQLFVQVAGRAGRASKPGYVLLQTHHPEHALLQSLIHKGYDSFAAEALNERKMAHLPPYSYFALLRAESHHSGEVEQFLQQARTVLDASPIPEDECAVMGPAPAPLHRRAGRFRWQLVFQAPNRKILQQRLTMALPAIRQLPLSKKVRWSLDIEPQDMS
- the rpmE gene encoding 50S ribosomal protein L31; its protein translation is MKAGIHPEYAAVTAKCSCGNTFEFKTTLGKDINLDVCDKCHPFYTGTQRVVDTGGRVDRFKKRFGVLSSK
- a CDS encoding malic enzyme-like NAD(P)-binding protein — translated: MSEDKRQQALDYHEFPVPGKISVELSKPADTVEDLALAYSPGVAEPVREIAQDADNVYKYTAKGNMVAVISNGTAILGLGNLGPLASKPVMEGKALLFKRFAGLDSIDIEVKHRTIEEFVDTVANISDTFGGINLEDIKAPDCFEIEKQLIERCHVPVFHDDQHGTAIVTAAGMLNALELQGKDIKEAVIICLGAGAAAVACMELLIKCGAQREKIYMLDRKGVIHTRRDDINEYKQLFANNTDKRTLEDVIEGADIFLGVSGPDLLPPEALKLMADKPIVFACSNPDPEIKPELAHEVRDDLIMGTGRSDYPNQVNNVLCFPFIFRGALDVRASRINDEMKLAAVEAIRALAKEPVPENVLKAARVDKLEFGQEYIIPKPMDPRLLPRVAKAVAEAAVESGVARIEMPENYMADKEA
- the metJ gene encoding met regulon transcriptional regulator MetJ encodes the protein MADWNGEYINPYAEHGKKKEQVKKITVSIPLKVLKILTDERTRRQVNNLRHATNSELLCEAFLHAYTGQPLPTDDDIRKDKSDSVPAEVKRIMKELGIEFNEEEY
- a CDS encoding O-succinylhomoserine (thiol)-lyase, which gives rise to MSDKKSATIAVRTGITTDSQHHAVVPPLYLSTNYEFPEFGEVPTYDYARGGNPTRSLLEKALADLENGAGAVVTNCGMAAINLLLSLVSPDDLIIAPHDCYGGTYRLFDSRARKGAFKVEFVDQTDSAALDAALAKSPKLVWLETPSNPLLRVVDVADICEKAKAIGAWVGVDNTFLSPALQQPLNLGADFVVHSTTKFINGHSDTVGGVVVAKEAELYEELKWWGNCIGATGNAFDSYMTLRGLRTLNTRMRQHEENSAEVLEYLKQESLVSTIYHPALPTHPGHEIAKKQQSGFGGMLSFELKGGESELKLFLSSLKLFTLAESLGGVESLVTHPGSMTHRAMSDEAQAEAGLAATLLRLSAGLEDKADLVADLKQAFDKVRESQ
- a CDS encoding bifunctional aspartate kinase/homoserine dehydrogenase II, translated to MSAVEVVCPQQSQSRQLHKFGGSSLADPDCFRRVTRILAQYSGETDIIVVSAAGKTTNRLIEWLDLLGKDGRLAHEALQSLRKYQQDLIENLIEGEQKQSLVDALYEDFSVLAQAAENPLTEAQRAWAQGFGEVWSARLLSVLLTQLELPSVMLDSRSFLRAERGAQPEVDRASSWPLLKEQIVQHTKRRIVITGFMARNTEGETVLLGRNGSDYSATIIGALADVSRVTIWSDVAGVYSADPRIVGDACLLPLLRLDEAAELARLAAPVLHTRTLQPVAQSCIDLNLRCSYDPESGSTRIERVLASGRGAKIITSLSDVCLLELDVPRSHDFDTARRDIERLLTRNQIQPLASSFSADQHRIQLAYTGEVVNSVLEELQNAGIPADIRLREGYSMVAAVGAGVTANPVHCHGFYQQLRSQPIEFICESGSGLSIAAILRKANTSALVSDIHRALFQAQRRIGLVLLGKGNIGSRWLNLFAEQKTALEKRHGMSFELISVQDSDNQWVDFDGIDADSVMTRFDEVAKPYEGSDWLTALLNHPYDDIVVLDVTASAPLSMQYPDLAEHGYHLISANKVAGSASGELYHLVQDAFAKTGRFWLYNATVGAGLPVNHAVRDLRESGDHIIAISGIFSGTLSWLFQQFNGDIKFSELLEQAWQQGLTEPDPREDLSGSDVMRKLVILARESGLDIEPEQVQVQSLVPEALSALSLDAFLDNSSQLDEALEDWLEQAEREQGVLRYVARLSRDGKARVGIEVLPEEHPLANLLPCDNIFAIESQWYRENPLVIRGPGAGRDVTAGALLSDLNRIASLLK